Proteins encoded in a region of the Thunnus maccoyii chromosome 4, fThuMac1.1, whole genome shotgun sequence genome:
- the LOC121895717 gene encoding uncharacterized protein LOC121895717 produces the protein MLRDSLQDWRLDENKLSAIITDNTANIAIRSLHWPWLNCFSHSLNLAVTNAVQDQRQKTERALGLCCDINATFSHSWHRKRELHKKQVELGLEHSLITLCRDNVLAVSNEDVQLTDSIKTGILAKLEAKYKSDSVCELMLICTFLDPWYHGEYDSDDTALAETKILS, from the exons ATGCTCAGAGATTCACTTCAGGATTGGCGACTCGATGAGAATAAACTCTCAGCCATAATCACAGACAACACTGCCAACATCGCAATCAGGTCCCTGCACTGGCCGTGGCTTAATTGTTTCAGCCACAGCCTTAACTTGGCTGTTACAAATGCAGTGCAGgaccaaagacaaaaaacagagcGTGCCCTCGGACTCTGCTGTGACATAAACGCCACCTTTTCTCACAGCTGGCACCGAAAGAGAGAACTGCATAAGAAGCAGGTGGAATTGGGACTAGAGCATAGTCTCATAACG CTCTGCAGGGACAATGTGTTGGCAGTGTCAAACGAGGACGTCCAGTTAACCGATTCTATAAAAACTGGAATTCTTGCCAAGCTGGAGGCCAAATACAAAAGTGATTCAGTGTGCGAGTTGATGCTCATATGCACCTTCCTCGACCCTTGGTACCATGGAGAATATGACAGTGATGACACTGCCTTGGCTGAGACAAAGATTTTGTCTTAG